One Methylocapsa sp. D3K7 DNA window includes the following coding sequences:
- the bamA gene encoding outer membrane protein assembly factor BamA, whose protein sequence is MRVQRVFRGRVAVAMVVLAWLAGGTFAAFAEGVSVQGNKRVDSETISAYFTGSDQVAINKGVKDLYATGLFSDIRVSRAGGRIIISVTENNVINRVAFEGNSKVKTETLTSEVQSKSRGPYSQAMVDADIERIKDVYRRSGRAAATVTARTVDLPNGRIDVVFTIDEGDKTGVKAINFVGNTVYSSGKLRDLMDTTEMNYFSFFKTSDVYDPDRIASDLERIRRFYLKNGYADFRVIGSDAQFDAEQGGYIVTITVEEGVQYTVATVNVESHLPDIDGASLLPLVRLSAGDVYNGDMVEKTVDALTKEVGKHGYPFTQVRPRGDRDPATRTVTIAFVLEDGPRVYVERIDVRGNTRTRDYVIRREFEIGEGDAYNRVYIDRAERRLNNLGYFKKVKITNEPGSTPDRVIVVVDVEDQPTGSLSLSGGYSTSDGFIADVAVTETNFMGRGQYVKLAVSEGQYSRGVNFSFTEPYFLGERLAAGFDVYAKKSDAWQYSYYNNFVTGATLRLGLPVTEEISFSPRYSIYRTDISIPNNSGRPYNDCTNPIFGTTPGFNGATPSIYYNCLTNGEASLALKEAQGPFLTSMVGYTLGYNSLDNNRSPTAGIFAELRQDIAGAGGDTRFVRTTGDIRYYHELYDQFVGLVHLQGGDLASFGGSQIRIVDNFNLGPSLVRGFAPSGIGPRDISSGNPQGNPLGGTVYFGASAEVQFPIFGLPRDLGLKGALFVDAGTLYGFNGRTNFSPTGVCSGGPFVAPFSQSNCITVGGDTATIRTAAGGSIIWASPLGPIRFDFAKAITKNQFDQTQFFRFTGGTTF, encoded by the coding sequence ATGCGAGTTCAGCGTGTGTTCAGAGGCCGGGTCGCGGTAGCGATGGTCGTATTGGCTTGGCTGGCTGGCGGTACTTTCGCCGCATTTGCCGAAGGTGTTTCCGTCCAAGGGAACAAACGCGTCGATAGCGAGACGATCAGTGCCTATTTCACAGGTTCGGATCAGGTCGCCATCAATAAGGGCGTCAAGGACCTCTATGCCACGGGGCTGTTTTCCGACATCCGCGTGAGCAGGGCCGGTGGCCGGATCATCATTAGCGTAACTGAAAACAACGTCATCAACCGGGTTGCGTTCGAAGGCAACAGCAAGGTCAAGACGGAAACGCTGACCTCCGAAGTTCAATCGAAATCGCGCGGACCTTACAGCCAGGCCATGGTCGATGCGGACATCGAACGCATCAAGGATGTTTATCGCCGTTCGGGCCGCGCCGCCGCCACCGTCACCGCGCGGACGGTTGATCTGCCCAACGGCAGGATCGACGTGGTGTTCACCATTGACGAAGGCGACAAGACAGGCGTGAAGGCGATCAATTTTGTCGGCAATACGGTCTACTCTTCCGGCAAGCTCCGCGATCTGATGGACACGACGGAGATGAATTACTTCTCATTCTTCAAAACGTCGGACGTTTACGACCCCGACAGGATTGCCTCAGACCTCGAGCGTATTCGCCGGTTCTATCTCAAGAACGGTTACGCGGATTTCCGTGTGATCGGTTCCGACGCTCAGTTCGACGCCGAGCAAGGCGGTTACATCGTCACGATCACGGTGGAGGAAGGCGTTCAATACACGGTGGCGACGGTCAATGTGGAATCACATTTGCCGGACATCGATGGCGCTTCGCTGCTCCCTCTCGTGCGTCTCTCGGCCGGCGACGTCTATAATGGCGACATGGTCGAAAAGACCGTTGATGCCCTCACCAAGGAAGTGGGCAAGCATGGCTATCCATTCACCCAAGTCCGGCCTCGCGGCGACCGCGATCCCGCCACGCGCACCGTCACCATAGCCTTCGTCTTGGAGGACGGCCCGCGGGTGTACGTCGAGCGCATCGATGTGCGCGGAAATACCAGGACGCGTGACTATGTTATCCGGCGCGAATTTGAAATCGGCGAAGGCGATGCCTATAACCGGGTGTACATCGACCGGGCGGAACGACGGCTCAACAATCTCGGCTATTTCAAAAAGGTCAAGATCACCAACGAACCCGGATCGACGCCCGATCGGGTGATCGTGGTCGTCGATGTCGAAGATCAGCCGACCGGATCGTTATCGCTGTCCGGCGGTTATTCGACTTCCGACGGCTTCATCGCCGATGTCGCCGTCACCGAAACAAACTTCATGGGCCGCGGCCAATATGTGAAGCTGGCGGTTTCCGAGGGGCAGTACAGCCGCGGCGTCAATTTCAGTTTCACCGAGCCCTATTTTCTCGGGGAACGGCTCGCGGCGGGCTTCGACGTTTACGCGAAAAAGAGCGATGCTTGGCAATATTCCTACTACAACAACTTCGTAACGGGAGCGACTCTGCGCCTCGGCTTGCCCGTAACGGAAGAAATCTCCTTCTCGCCAAGATATTCGATTTACCGCACCGACATCTCCATTCCCAACAATTCCGGGCGCCCATACAACGATTGTACCAATCCAATTTTTGGAACGACGCCAGGATTCAACGGCGCAACCCCGAGCATTTATTACAACTGCTTGACGAATGGCGAAGCTTCCTTGGCGCTCAAGGAAGCCCAGGGTCCATTCCTCACCTCGATGGTCGGCTACACGCTTGGCTATAACTCACTTGACAACAATAGGAGCCCGACGGCTGGCATCTTCGCCGAATTGCGCCAGGATATCGCTGGCGCCGGAGGCGACACACGCTTCGTCCGCACCACCGGCGATATTCGCTATTACCACGAGTTATACGATCAATTCGTTGGGCTCGTGCATCTGCAAGGCGGCGATCTGGCGAGCTTTGGCGGCAGCCAAATCCGTATCGTTGACAATTTCAACTTGGGGCCAAGCCTCGTTCGCGGATTTGCGCCAAGCGGTATTGGCCCGCGCGATATCAGCTCTGGCAATCCCCAGGGCAATCCGCTCGGCGGCACGGTATATTTCGGCGCCAGCGCGGAGGTGCAGTTTCCGATCTTCGGCCTGCCTCGGGATCTTGGCCTGAAGGGCGCCCTCTTCGTCGATGCGGGAACTTTGTATGGCTTTAATGGCCGGACCAATTTCAGTCCGACCGGTGTTTGCTCGGGTGGCCCATTTGTCGCGCCCTTCTCGCAAAGCAATTGCATCACCGTCGGCGGCGACACGGCAACGATTCGGACCGCCGCCGGCGGATCGATCATCTGGGCATCGCCGCTTGGGCCGATACGGTTCGATTTCGCCAAGGCCATCACTAAGAACCAATTTGATCAAACTCAATTCTTCCGTTTCACCGGCGGCACCACGTTCTGA
- a CDS encoding UDP-3-O-(3-hydroxymyristoyl)glucosamine N-acyltransferase, translating to MSEPSFFPPATPLLLSDIVACTGAGVVENADLSVMISGAAAIDEAGPGEFTFCDSPENAELLEMSRATACFVTPGEARRLPKTALALVVDDPYLSYVLALQRMFPQAIRPKSVCGTSGINPGASIHPEARLEQGVIVDPGVIIGPRAEIGSGSIIGANSVIGSGVRVGRDCLIGPQVTLAHALIGNRVILHTGTRIGQYGIDFRHARAAITAPRIGRVIIQDGVEIGANATVDRGATGDTVIGEETRIGNLARIAENVAIGRHCVVCAQTGLSAGARLEDFATFGQ from the coding sequence ATGAGCGAGCCTTCTTTTTTTCCCCCCGCCACGCCACTTTTGCTCAGCGATATCGTGGCTTGCACGGGTGCGGGGGTGGTTGAGAATGCCGATTTGTCGGTCATGATCAGCGGGGCCGCAGCGATCGACGAGGCTGGCCCTGGGGAATTCACTTTTTGTGATTCTCCCGAAAATGCCGAGCTTTTGGAGATGAGCCGCGCCACCGCCTGCTTTGTCACGCCGGGTGAGGCACGGCGCTTGCCAAAAACGGCGTTGGCACTCGTGGTGGACGACCCCTATCTCAGCTACGTCCTTGCCTTGCAGCGGATGTTTCCGCAAGCGATCCGGCCAAAATCCGTTTGCGGTACTTCGGGAATCAATCCAGGGGCCTCGATCCATCCGGAAGCCCGGCTCGAACAAGGCGTGATTGTCGATCCCGGCGTGATCATTGGGCCGCGCGCGGAAATCGGGTCTGGTTCGATCATTGGCGCGAACAGTGTGATCGGGTCTGGCGTCCGGGTCGGCCGCGATTGCCTAATTGGGCCGCAAGTCACCTTGGCCCATGCGCTGATCGGCAATAGGGTCATTCTGCATACCGGCACCCGCATCGGCCAGTATGGTATCGATTTCCGCCACGCGAGAGCCGCCATCACAGCACCCAGGATTGGCCGGGTGATTATTCAAGACGGCGTCGAAATCGGCGCCAATGCGACGGTCGATCGCGGCGCAACGGGCGATACCGTCATTGGGGAAGAAACACGAATCGGCAATCTCGCCCGGATCGCGGAAAACGTCGCGATTGGACGCCATTGCGTTGTCTGCGCGCAGACAGGTCTCTCCGCCGGGGCGCGCCTTGAAGATTTTGCTACATTTGGCCAGTGA
- the fabZ gene encoding 3-hydroxyacyl-ACP dehydratase FabZ, whose product MSDMAPATIESFDILRLLKSLPHRYPFLMIDRVIEARGDEFGIGIKNVSINEPQFQGHFPERPVMPGVLLIEGMAQTAGVLCVNAHSPGKPPPLVYFMSIDKARFRKPVLPGDRVEFHMTKTNRRRTMWWYQGRAFVDGVLVCEAEIAAMLADGSA is encoded by the coding sequence ATGAGCGACATGGCGCCGGCAACGATCGAGAGTTTCGACATTCTGCGTTTGTTGAAATCCCTGCCCCATCGCTATCCCTTTCTCATGATCGACCGGGTGATCGAAGCGCGGGGCGATGAATTTGGCATCGGCATCAAGAATGTCAGCATCAATGAGCCGCAATTCCAGGGGCATTTCCCGGAGCGTCCGGTCATGCCCGGCGTTCTTCTGATCGAGGGCATGGCGCAAACTGCGGGGGTTTTGTGCGTCAACGCGCATTCCCCCGGTAAGCCGCCCCCGCTCGTCTATTTCATGAGCATCGACAAGGCGAGGTTTCGCAAGCCGGTTCTACCGGGCGACCGGGTCGAGTTTCACATGACCAAGACCAACCGGCGCCGCACTATGTGGTGGTACCAGGGCCGCGCCTTCGTCGATGGCGTGCTCGTGTGCGAGGCAGAGATCGCCGCCATGCTGGCAGATGGCAGTGCGTAA
- a CDS encoding MT-A70 family methyltransferase, protein MRTKGKNFSAAKDLQNVTADTRFGTILADPPWRFQNKTGKVAPEHRRLSRYATMTLDEICALPVMGIAAPTAHLYLWCPNALLPDGLRVMAAWGFTYKANIIWHKIRKDGGSDGRGVGFYFRNVTEVILFGTRGKGARTLAPGRSQVNYLATRKREHSRKPDEQYPLIESCSPGPYLELFGRGVRPNWVTWGDQANESYAPAWKTYAHNSVSERGKAVEAEKRI, encoded by the coding sequence GTGAGAACCAAGGGCAAAAACTTCAGTGCCGCGAAGGACCTTCAAAACGTCACGGCAGACACGCGGTTTGGTACCATCCTCGCCGACCCGCCCTGGCGCTTCCAAAACAAAACCGGCAAAGTCGCGCCCGAGCATCGGCGCCTGTCCCGCTACGCCACCATGACGCTCGATGAGATTTGCGCGCTGCCGGTAATGGGGATAGCGGCGCCAACTGCGCATCTTTATTTGTGGTGCCCGAACGCGCTGTTGCCAGATGGGCTCCGTGTCATGGCCGCATGGGGCTTTACTTACAAAGCCAATATTATCTGGCACAAAATCCGCAAAGACGGCGGGTCAGACGGCCGCGGCGTCGGCTTTTATTTTCGCAACGTCACCGAAGTGATTCTGTTCGGCACAAGGGGAAAAGGCGCTCGGACCCTGGCCCCCGGCCGGTCCCAGGTGAATTATCTGGCGACCAGGAAACGCGAGCACTCGCGCAAACCGGACGAGCAATATCCGCTTATTGAATCCTGTTCGCCAGGCCCCTATCTGGAGTTGTTCGGCCGGGGTGTCCGCCCGAACTGGGTAACTTGGGGCGATCAAGCGAATGAGTCTTATGCGCCCGCGTGGAAGACCTACGCTCATAATTCCGTATCGGAACGTGGAAAAGCGGTCGAAGCGGAGAAAAGGATCTAG
- a CDS encoding quinone oxidoreductase: MTKTIRVHETGGPEVMRIEDIELPSPLRGQVRVRHHAIGVNFIDIYFRSGVYPVPSLPFTPGNEGAGEIVALGAGVKDFKLGDRVAYVSTLGAYAGERLIAADRLVKLPKSISYETAAAMMLKGLTAQYLLRQTFKVKPGNTVLIQAAAGGVGLILCQWAKALGATVIGTVGSPEKAKLAKKAGAKHVILYREEDFAARVKEITKGKLCDVVYDGVGKATFPAALDCLRPYGLFVSFGSASGQIEAFNLGLLSTKGSLYATRPSLHTYSAKREDLEKMAHDLFRVVSSGAVKIPLHRTWPLEDVVDVHRALENRETTGATVLIP, translated from the coding sequence ATGACCAAGACTATCCGTGTGCATGAGACTGGCGGCCCGGAGGTCATGAGGATCGAGGACATAGAACTGCCCTCCCCCTTACGCGGTCAGGTGCGTGTCCGCCATCATGCGATAGGCGTCAATTTCATCGACATTTATTTTCGTAGCGGGGTTTATCCCGTGCCCTCGCTGCCTTTTACACCCGGCAATGAGGGCGCTGGGGAAATCGTCGCCCTCGGCGCGGGTGTCAAAGATTTCAAGCTTGGTGACCGGGTCGCTTATGTCTCGACCCTGGGTGCCTACGCCGGAGAGCGGCTGATCGCGGCGGACCGTCTCGTTAAATTGCCGAAGAGCATTTCCTACGAGACAGCAGCAGCGATGATGCTGAAGGGCCTCACCGCGCAATATCTGCTGCGCCAGACGTTTAAGGTGAAGCCGGGCAACACCGTTTTGATTCAAGCGGCGGCGGGTGGCGTCGGCCTGATCCTCTGCCAATGGGCGAAAGCGCTCGGCGCAACAGTGATCGGGACGGTTGGCTCGCCCGAAAAAGCCAAACTCGCCAAGAAGGCGGGAGCCAAGCATGTCATCCTCTACCGCGAGGAAGACTTTGCCGCGCGCGTCAAGGAGATCACCAAGGGAAAACTCTGCGACGTGGTTTATGACGGCGTCGGCAAAGCGACCTTTCCGGCTGCGCTCGATTGCCTGCGGCCGTATGGACTATTCGTGAGCTTTGGCTCGGCCTCGGGGCAAATCGAAGCCTTCAATCTGGGGCTTCTGTCAACGAAAGGCTCCCTCTACGCCACCCGCCCGTCCCTCCACACCTATTCGGCGAAACGTGAGGATCTCGAAAAAATGGCGCATGACCTATTCCGCGTGGTGTCGAGCGGCGCCGTGAAAATTCCACTGCACCGGACGTGGCCGCTCGAGGATGTCGTCGATGTTCATCGGGCGCTCGAAAACCGCGAGACAACCGGCGCGACCGTGCTCATTCCATAA
- the recO gene encoding DNA repair protein RecO, whose protein sequence is MEWRDDGLILGTRKHGETSVIVEAMTRAHGRHFGLVRGGRSKRMQPLLQTGNHAEFVWRARLDEHLGTFSVEPMELRTARLMASAEALHAVCLVAALLRLAAERDPHPALYETAVGIAGSIEKPESLPPLIVRFEAAILSQMGFGLDLGSCAATGTTEDLVYVSPKSGRAVSKAAGEAYKTRLLPLPAFLRDGNGEANPPAADIKDGFRLTGFFLRRELFGPRGQALPEARGAYLAELEKRFNPKT, encoded by the coding sequence ATGGAATGGCGCGACGACGGCCTGATCCTGGGCACACGCAAGCATGGCGAGACGAGCGTCATCGTCGAGGCGATGACCCGCGCGCATGGCCGCCATTTCGGGCTTGTCAGAGGCGGCCGCTCCAAGCGCATGCAGCCCTTGTTACAGACCGGCAATCATGCCGAATTCGTCTGGCGGGCGCGGCTCGACGAGCATCTCGGCACATTTTCGGTGGAGCCCATGGAATTGCGCACCGCGCGTTTGATGGCAAGCGCCGAAGCCCTGCACGCGGTCTGTCTTGTGGCGGCCCTGCTGCGCCTCGCCGCCGAGCGCGATCCGCATCCAGCCCTTTATGAGACGGCGGTGGGCATCGCCGGGAGCATCGAGAAGCCGGAAAGCCTCCCGCCGCTGATCGTGCGATTCGAGGCCGCGATTCTGTCGCAAATGGGGTTCGGGCTCGATCTCGGGTCATGCGCCGCCACAGGCACGACCGAGGATCTCGTTTATGTGTCGCCAAAATCCGGACGGGCCGTCTCGAAGGCGGCGGGGGAAGCCTACAAGACGCGGCTGCTGCCGCTGCCGGCGTTTCTGCGCGATGGAAACGGGGAGGCGAACCCGCCCGCCGCTGACATCAAGGATGGCTTTCGGCTGACCGGCTTTTTTCTGCGGCGCGAACTTTTCGGGCCGCGCGGCCAAGCGCTACCGGAAGCGCGCGGCGCCTATCTCGCGGAACTGGAAAAGCGCTTCAACCCGAAGACATGA
- the rpmG gene encoding 50S ribosomal protein L33 yields the protein MAKAAMIKIKLLSTADTGYFYVTKKNARTKTEKLAFKKYDPVARKHVEFKETKIK from the coding sequence ATGGCCAAGGCCGCAATGATCAAGATCAAGCTTCTGTCCACGGCGGACACGGGCTATTTTTATGTCACCAAAAAGAACGCCCGCACCAAGACGGAAAAGCTGGCGTTCAAGAAATATGACCCGGTTGCCCGCAAACACGTCGAGTTCAAGGAAACCAAGATCAAGTAA
- the rocD gene encoding ornithine--oxo-acid transaminase, with amino-acid sequence MSLQSFMTTQGVIARESRFGAKNYASLPVVLARGSGAHLFDTGGKRYIDMMSAYSAASFGHLHPRLVQALKNQLERLDIASRAFYSDNLGLFCEELAALTGLDACLPMNTGAEAVETAIKAARRHGYDRFSIPEGQAEIIVAEGNFHGRTTTLIGFSSEPSYRRGFGPFAPGFVTVPFGDASALEASIGPNTAAVLIEPIQGEAGIIVPPKGYLASLRRICDRHGILLIFDEVQSGFGRTGKNFCFEHEDALPDGLILGKALGGGLLPVSAFVARRAVMDVFDPGSHGSTFGGNPLAAAVGREAIQVLKDEDLALRSHVLGKTLLGALSAIPHPAIVAVRGKGLWAAVELDASRVCVKEICIAMMRRGVLTRETHDTVIRFAPPLIIDEADLLTAVEVFHDALAETAASLASRP; translated from the coding sequence ATGTCCTTGCAAAGTTTTATGACCACGCAAGGCGTCATTGCGCGGGAATCGCGGTTTGGCGCGAAAAACTACGCGTCGCTTCCGGTCGTCTTGGCGCGCGGCTCCGGCGCGCATCTCTTTGATACGGGCGGTAAGCGCTATATCGATATGATGAGCGCCTATTCAGCGGCGAGTTTTGGCCATCTGCATCCGCGTCTTGTCCAGGCGCTGAAAAATCAGCTGGAACGATTGGATATCGCCTCAAGGGCCTTTTATTCGGATAATCTCGGGCTCTTCTGCGAGGAACTCGCGGCGCTTACCGGACTTGATGCCTGTCTGCCGATGAACACCGGCGCGGAGGCGGTCGAGACGGCGATCAAAGCCGCCCGCCGTCACGGTTATGACCGGTTTTCGATCCCAGAGGGCCAAGCTGAGATCATCGTGGCCGAGGGAAATTTCCACGGCCGCACGACAACACTGATCGGCTTTTCGAGTGAGCCGTCCTACCGGCGCGGTTTTGGGCCTTTCGCGCCGGGATTTGTCACGGTGCCGTTTGGGGATGCCAGCGCGCTCGAAGCTTCGATCGGACCAAATACCGCCGCCGTTTTGATCGAGCCTATCCAGGGCGAGGCGGGGATCATCGTGCCGCCTAAGGGCTATCTAGCAAGTCTGCGCCGGATCTGCGATCGCCACGGGATCTTGTTGATTTTCGACGAGGTCCAGTCCGGCTTCGGGCGAACCGGAAAAAACTTTTGTTTCGAGCACGAGGATGCTTTGCCGGACGGTCTCATCCTGGGCAAGGCGCTTGGCGGAGGTTTACTGCCCGTCTCCGCCTTCGTCGCACGGCGCGCCGTCATGGATGTTTTCGATCCCGGCAGCCATGGCTCGACCTTTGGCGGCAATCCGCTCGCGGCGGCGGTCGGGCGCGAGGCGATCCAGGTCCTCAAGGACGAGGATTTGGCGCTCCGCAGTCATGTCCTCGGGAAAACCTTGCTCGGCGCGCTGAGTGCTATCCCCCATCCGGCGATCGTCGCGGTGCGGGGTAAGGGGCTCTGGGCGGCGGTGGAACTGGACGCCTCGCGCGTCTGCGTGAAGGAGATTTGTATTGCGATGATGCGGCGCGGAGTCCTGACGAGAGAGACGCATGACACGGTCATTCGTTTCGCGCCGCCGCTCATCATCGATGAAGCTGATCTCTTGACGGCGGTCGAGGTTTTTCACGACGCGCTCGCGGAAACCGCCGCCAGCCTTGCCAGTAGGCCCTGA
- a CDS encoding Lrp/AsnC family transcriptional regulator: MARRHIIDEMDRKILKRLQLDARISNVHLAEAVHLSPSACLERVRSLEKDGLIRRYTADFDLSKISSNVMLLVEVILENHRETDFERFLAAIRKRDEVLECFKIGGRIDYLMRVLCRDIDHYNELSDYMSRGDLGVEKFHGHVVLAIDKVFQGYPLDLLVEPAEP; encoded by the coding sequence ATGGCGCGCCGGCATATCATTGACGAAATGGATCGCAAAATCCTCAAGCGGCTGCAACTCGACGCAAGGATCAGCAATGTCCACCTCGCGGAAGCGGTGCATTTGTCGCCGAGTGCCTGCCTGGAGCGGGTCAGATCGCTCGAAAAGGATGGCCTGATCCGGCGCTATACGGCCGACTTCGATCTTTCAAAAATTTCCAGCAATGTGATGCTGCTCGTTGAGGTGATTCTCGAAAATCATCGCGAAACCGATTTCGAGCGTTTTCTTGCGGCGATTCGCAAACGTGACGAAGTTTTGGAATGTTTTAAAATCGGTGGAAGGATTGATTATCTGATGCGGGTTCTGTGCCGCGACATCGATCATTACAACGAATTGAGCGATTATATGAGCCGTGGCGATTTGGGTGTCGAGAAATTTCACGGCCATGTCGTCCTCGCCATCGACAAGGTTTTTCAAGGTTATCCGCTCGACCTGCTGGTCGAGCCGGCGGAGCCGTAG
- a CDS encoding FkbM family methyltransferase, protein MTSIPQWLQSEPGDYVLEAQLPLKHRFLRWLGRQTWIYRGQDRLLRLVYNPDANKHFKFEVGFFGQRYRGDLGHFIDWNVFCYGSYAYHELLLLRDIASELKAQRVAPISFYDVGANVGNHTLFMAPHVDKVFAFEPFALVRAFIEDKIALNGLTNVTVFPFALGETDGDVPYYPSPDGNSGAGTLIENRLSTFADPAIVQIRRGDSFLKKESLPRIDLIKADVEGFEAFVFRGLSGRIRQDKPAIILEISDDSRKGFGSEDSFRQAFYEGALFAEVAGGNGRPYKLKSFKYGTAAEVLVMPPEMSGIMKKLTHGA, encoded by the coding sequence ATGACGAGCATTCCGCAATGGCTTCAATCCGAACCCGGGGATTATGTTTTGGAGGCGCAATTGCCGCTGAAACATCGTTTTCTCCGGTGGCTGGGCCGTCAAACATGGATCTACCGGGGCCAGGACCGGCTGCTCCGGCTCGTTTACAATCCCGATGCAAACAAGCATTTCAAGTTCGAAGTCGGCTTTTTTGGCCAGCGGTATCGCGGCGACCTCGGCCATTTCATCGATTGGAACGTCTTCTGCTATGGCTCTTACGCCTATCACGAGCTGTTGCTTCTGCGCGACATCGCCAGCGAATTAAAAGCGCAGCGGGTTGCCCCTATTTCCTTCTATGATGTTGGCGCCAACGTCGGCAATCACACACTGTTCATGGCGCCGCATGTGGACAAGGTCTTCGCCTTTGAGCCCTTCGCTTTGGTTCGCGCTTTCATCGAAGATAAAATCGCCCTTAACGGGCTCACCAACGTTACCGTATTTCCTTTCGCGCTCGGCGAGACTGACGGCGATGTTCCCTATTATCCCTCGCCAGATGGAAACTCCGGCGCCGGAACGCTGATCGAGAATCGGCTGAGCACATTCGCGGACCCGGCGATCGTTCAAATCCGCCGGGGCGATAGCTTTTTGAAAAAAGAAAGCCTCCCGCGGATCGACCTCATCAAGGCCGATGTCGAGGGCTTTGAAGCTTTTGTCTTTCGCGGCTTGAGCGGCCGCATACGCCAAGACAAGCCTGCCATAATTTTGGAAATTTCGGACGACAGCCGGAAAGGCTTCGGCTCGGAGGATTCGTTCAGGCAAGCTTTTTATGAAGGCGCCTTGTTTGCCGAGGTTGCCGGCGGCAACGGCCGGCCCTACAAACTAAAATCCTTCAAATACGGCACGGCCGCGGAAGTGCTTGTCATGCCTCCCGAAATGTCCGGAATTATGAAAAAGCTAACCCACGGCGCCTAG
- the lipB gene encoding lipoyl(octanoyl) transferase LipB: MPQQNPPSSMLSREIAAIEWRVSEGLIPYVDAVAYMEARVAAIAAGAAPELVWLLEHPPLYTAGTSARAGDLLEPRFPVHKSGRGGQYTYHGPGQRIAYVMLDLNRRNPDLRAFVCALETWIIASLRTFGVTGERRSGRIGVWAARPDKPSGTGGEAAEDKIAAIGIRVRRWVTFHGVALNVSPDLSHFRGIVPCGISTPHLGITSLHDLDALANMGEVDAALRATFEPIFGKTALV, from the coding sequence ATGCCGCAGCAAAATCCGCCGTCATCGATGTTGTCCCGTGAAATCGCAGCCATCGAATGGCGGGTTTCCGAGGGGCTTATACCCTATGTAGACGCGGTGGCGTACATGGAGGCGCGGGTCGCGGCGATAGCAGCAGGCGCGGCGCCGGAACTCGTCTGGCTGCTGGAACATCCGCCGCTGTACACGGCCGGAACATCGGCGCGGGCGGGGGATCTCTTGGAGCCGCGATTTCCGGTGCATAAGAGCGGCCGTGGTGGCCAGTACACCTATCATGGGCCGGGACAGCGCATCGCCTATGTCATGCTCGATCTCAATCGCCGGAACCCCGACCTGCGCGCGTTTGTCTGCGCGCTGGAGACGTGGATCATTGCCTCCTTGCGGACTTTCGGCGTTACGGGAGAGCGGCGGTCCGGCCGCATCGGAGTGTGGGCCGCGCGGCCGGATAAGCCATCAGGGACCGGCGGCGAGGCGGCCGAAGACAAAATCGCGGCGATCGGCATCAGGGTCCGCCGCTGGGTGACTTTTCATGGTGTCGCGCTCAATGTCTCACCAGATCTTTCGCATTTTAGGGGAATCGTCCCTTGCGGGATTTCGACCCCGCATCTTGGAATCACGAGCCTCCACGATCTCGATGCTTTGGCCAACATGGGAGAAGTTGACGCCGCGCTGCGGGCCACCTTCGAGCCTATTTTTGGGAAGACGGCGCTAGTCTGA